In Cyanobium sp. AMD-g, one genomic interval encodes:
- a CDS encoding TraB/GumN family protein: protein MPPLALRRPLAVLALLLAAVPAMAAEVGTLWRLRDGAGTVFIAGSLHQLRRDRAALPPSYGQAYGEAERLVMELDMDAIRPADLAGELLGRAMDSQGHALRDGLPPATWRALQPRLAGLGLPEAAIDRFEPWAVALLLASTAFLQRGYSPDSGVEGQLQARAAADRKPIDGLETPAQQLELFDGLSRVDQLDLLAVTLKELDTVGPRLEALEGAWRAGDLTRLDALLLGDYRQRPDLHQRLVVRRNEAWVAPVQELLRRPDDTLVVVGLMHLLGEQGLIALLRQQGLKPERFVAGAWRPDP, encoded by the coding sequence ATGCCCCCGCTGGCGCTGCGCCGCCCCCTGGCCGTGCTGGCCCTGCTGCTGGCCGCCGTTCCAGCGATGGCGGCCGAAGTCGGCACCCTCTGGAGGTTGCGGGATGGTGCCGGCACCGTCTTCATCGCCGGCTCCCTGCACCAGTTGCGCCGCGACCGGGCCGCCCTGCCCCCCTCCTATGGCCAGGCCTATGGCGAGGCGGAGCGGTTGGTGATGGAGCTCGACATGGACGCCATCCGCCCGGCGGACCTGGCCGGCGAGCTGCTGGGGCGCGCCATGGATTCCCAGGGCCATGCGCTGCGCGATGGCCTGCCGCCCGCGACCTGGCGGGCCCTGCAGCCGCGGCTGGCGGGCCTGGGGCTGCCGGAGGCGGCCATCGACCGTTTCGAGCCCTGGGCCGTGGCCCTGCTGCTGGCCTCCACCGCGTTCCTGCAGCGGGGTTACTCCCCGGACAGCGGCGTGGAGGGCCAGCTCCAGGCCAGGGCCGCCGCTGACCGCAAGCCCATCGACGGACTGGAGACGCCAGCCCAGCAGCTCGAGCTGTTCGACGGGCTGAGCCGGGTGGACCAGCTGGATCTGCTGGCGGTCACCCTGAAGGAACTGGACACGGTCGGGCCGAGGCTCGAGGCCCTCGAGGGCGCCTGGCGGGCCGGCGACCTGACCCGGCTCGATGCCCTGCTGCTCGGCGACTACCGCCAGCGCCCCGATCTGCACCAGCGACTGGTGGTCCGGCGCAATGAGGCCTGGGTGGCACCGGTGCAGGAGCTCCTGCGTCGCCCCGACGACACGCTGGTGGTGGTGGGGCTGATGCACCTGCTGGGGGAGCAGGGGTTGATCGCCCTGCTGCGCCAGCAGGGGCTGAAGCCGGAGCGGTTCGTGGCTGGGGCCTGGCGGCCCGATCCCTAG